In the Arachis ipaensis cultivar K30076 chromosome B10, Araip1.1, whole genome shotgun sequence genome, one interval contains:
- the LOC107621264 gene encoding uncharacterized protein LOC107621264 yields the protein MLQFLQRPLSLPFVLTIFLFFTWISLHFHTAFKASSSSLHWTTIHDINANLLRFRSGIPSNILKDECGWLLDPLSLASASGISGGAITCASIHAGEIRPGKLRGNHRHHDCNETLVIWGAMTRYRLENNKVPHKRYGEVTIGSDDIIVAASPSGTAHAIKNIDHIRSTFFLGCQDNVISYNVSSTDFNVWKDL from the exons ATGCTTCAGTTCCTCCAAAGACCTCTCTCTCTTCCATTTGTTCTCACCATATTCCTCTTCTTCACGTGGATCTCCCTCCATTTCCACACTGCTTTCAAAGCTTCTTCCTCTTCCCTGCATTGGACTACCATACATGATATTAACGCCAACTTGCTCAGATTTCGATCTGGAATTCCTTCCAATATTCTGAAAGATGAGTGTGGTTGGCTACTGGATCCATTGTCTCTTGCCTCTGCTTCTGGTATTTCAG GTGGAGctatcacttgtgcttcaattCATGCAGGAGAAATCCGACCAGGAAAGTTAAGAGGAAATCATAGACACCATGATTGTAACGAGACACTTGTTATTTGGGGTGCTATGACAAGATATAGG TTGGAGAATAACAAGGTTCCTCATAAACGTTATGGTGAAGTGACCATTGGGTCTGATGACATTATTGTAGCTGCTAGCCCTAGTGGGACAGCCCACGCAATAAAGAACATAGATCATATTCGGAGTACATTTTTCTTAGGATGTCAAGACAATGTTATAAGTTATAATGTCTCAAGTACCGACTTTAATGTTTGGaaagatctttaa
- the LOC107621263 gene encoding putative disease resistance RPP13-like protein 1 — protein sequence MAAEAVLSSVLSVVFDRMSSPEVVNWIKGKKLTQKLIERLKTNLYAVQAFLIDAEQKQIKERPVKDWLDSLKHAMYLADDLLDEVFTKAATQKDPGTFLSRFLNLKDRDVANRMEEVIDRIESLVIQKDTLGLREIPKENMSWRITTSLVETSDVCGREEDKEAIVKLLLDDDGDDDTGGHSDVSVIPIVGMGGIGKTTLAQLVYQDGKVKENFDFQAWICVSEEFDVFKVTKTIIEAITKSFCSLTDLNLLQHDLKEKLSRKKFFVVLDDVWSESYEDWDKLLKPFRKGVKGSKILITTRSKRVASVVQTVSPYELSLLSEEDCWLVFSKHARLSTGSMENPTLRKVGRDLVKKCDGLPLAAQALGGLLRGNSDVKYWNHLLKSEIWELSHVKIKVVPALKISYYYLPSYLKECFVYCSLYPKDYEFSKEELILLWMAENFLQNFLQPAGKKTPEEVGDKYFDELVARSFFQPHSTLENIFVMHDLVHDLAMIFAGEFYFRAEEFENAVEVDIKTRYLSHNAKGNYPISKLLGVCDRVKHTRTFLEINLEREVPFNMENAPYILLSKLKYLRALSFKFYPLESLPDSIGKLIHLRYLDLSWTCIMTLPDTLRNLYNLQTLKLVGCRKLKALPVGMKDLTNLRYLDIRWTGLQEMPEGMSKLTSLQVLSNYIVGEREGNKINELGALANLHQTISIDKLENVVNSSEALEARMFDKDGIESLILKWSPDKYENIVDSQIERDILEELRPHSNLKQLQICGYRGTTFPDWLGHCSYHNITQITLGGFFSGYFKNCCMLPSLGQLPSLKLLEISKFERLAIVGAEFYRNDASCMETPFPMLETLIFESMPCWKEWRSLEFNAFPRLRKLIIWDCPMLSGDLPNQLPSLQSLDIENCKLLSCCVPRAAAITSLRIEGSKKVRIGELPPLLDNLSINGKHQVESVKEAIAHTQLTCLTSLSISGYLCATGDPHSSLRYLIISYCEKQLSCVASLFHGLTHLHIEGECESVKYLPKEGWLPATLESLTLDGIKSVEMLECKGLAHLTSLQQLSIHHCSNMENIDGEKLPSSLLRLSIYGSPLGKRCEKKDPQVWPKISHIPAIQVDARWIS from the exons ATGGCTGCCGAAGCTGTTTTGTCTTCCGTTCTTAGTGTTGTTTTTGACAGGATGTCCTCTCCTGAAGTTGTTAACTGGATCAAAGGGAAGAAACTTACTCAGAAGCTGATTGAAAGGTTGAAGACTAATCTTTATGCTGTTCAAGCCTTTCTCATCGATGCTGAGCAGAAGCAGATCAAGGAGAGACCTGTCAAGGACTGGCTTGATAGTCTCAAACATGCCATGTATCTTGCTGATGACTTGCTTGATGAAGTCTTCACCAAAGCTGCCACTCAGAAGGATCCAGGTACCTTCCTCTCTCGTTTTCTCAATTTGAAAGATAGGGATGTAGCAAACAGGATGGAGGAAGTCATTGATAGGATAGAGTCTCTTGTGATTCAAAAAGACACTCTTGGTCTCAGAGAGATTCCTAAGGAGAACATGTCATGGAGGATCACTACATCTCTAGTTGAAACATCTGATGTATGTGGCAGGGAAGAAGACAAGGAGGCCATAGTAAAACTGTTGttggatgatgatggtgatgatgatactGGTGGTCATAGTGATGTATCTGTGATTCCCATTGTGGGCATGGGTGGGATAGGAAAGACTACTTTGGCCCAATTGGTTTACCAGGATGGCAAAGTGAAGGAGAATTTTGATTTTCAAGCTTGGATTTGTGTGTCAGAAGAGTTTGATGTTTTCAAGGTCACCAAGACTATAATCGAGGCAATAACTAAAAGTTTTTGCAGCTTGACAGATTTGAATTTGCTTCAGCATGATTTAAAAGaaaagttgtcaaggaagaagtTCTTTGTTGTCTTGGACGATGTATGGAGTGAAAGTTACGAAGATTGggataaacttctaaaacctTTTCGCAAAGGGGTTAAGGGAAGTAAAATTCTCATAACTACTAGAAGTAAAAGAGTGGCTTCGGTGGTGCAAACTGTTTCACCTTATGAACTGAGCTTATTGTCTGAGGAAGATTGTTGGTTAGTGTTTTCAAAACATGCACGTCTCTCAACTGGTTCTATGGAGAATCCAACCTTGAGAAAAGTTGGCAGAGATCTCGTAAAGAAGTGTGATGGATTGCCCTTGGCAGCTCAAGCCCTTGGAGGCTTATTGCGCGGAAATTCTGATGTCAAGTATTGGAATCATTTATTGAAGAGTGAGATCTGGGAACTCTCCCATGTTAAGATAAAGGTTGTTCCTGCATTAAAAATCAGTTATTACTATCTTCCTTCTTATTTAAAGGAGTGCTTTGTTTATTGTTCTTTGTATCCCAAAGACTATGAATTTAGCAAAGAGGAATTGATATTGCTTTGGATGGCAGAGAATTTTTTGCAGAATTTTTTGCAACCAGCAGGAAAAAAGACTCCAGAAGAAGTTGGTGATAAATATTTTGACGAATTAGTTGCGAGATCATTTTTCCAACCTCATAGTACTCTTGAAAACATATTTGTGATGCATGATCTGGTGCATGATTTGGCAATGATATTTGCTGGAGAATTCTATTTCAGGGCTGAAGAGTTTGAGAATGCAGTTGAGGTTGATATTAAAACTCGCTATTTGTCACATAATGCCAAAGGCAATTATCCAATCTCAAAACTTTTGGGAGTTTGTGACCGAGTAAAACATACAAGGACATTTCTTGAAATCAATTTGGAGCGAGAGGTTCCATTTAACATGGAAAATGCACCTTATATCTTGTTGTCAAAGTTGAAGTACCTGAGGGCTTTGTCATTCAAATTCTATCCGCTCGAGTCATTGCCTGATTCAATAGGCAAGTTGATTCATTTGCGTTACTTGGATTTGTCTTGGACCTGCATCATGACATTGCCGGATACACTTCGCAACTTGTATAATTTACAGACATTGAAGCTGGTTGGATGTAGGAAACTAAAAGCCCTTCCTGTTGGCATGAAAGATCTTACAAATTTGCGTTACCTTGATATTAGATGGACTGGTTTGCAGGAGATGCCAGAAGGCATGAGCAAATTGACAAGTTTGCAGGTTTTAAGCAACTATATTGTTGGGGAGCGTGAAGGAAACAAGATTAATGAATTGGGAGCACTTGCAAATCTACACCAAACAATTTCGATTGACAAATTGGAGAATGTGGTCAATAGCAGCGAAGCTTTGGAGGCAAGAATGTTTGATAAGGATGGCATTGAATCTTTGATCTTGAAGTGGTCGCCAGATAAATACGAGAATATAGTTGATTCTCAAATTGAAAGAGATATACTTGAAGAGTTACGACCTCATAGTAATTTGAAACAACTACAAATTTGTGGTTACAGGGGTACAACATTTCCAGATTGGTTGGGACATTGTTCTTACCACAACATCACCCAAATAACACTCGGCGGTTTTTTTTCGGgttatttcaagaattgttgtaTGCTTCCTTCACTTGGACAGCTGCCCTCTTTGAAGCTTCTGGAAATTTCAAAGTTTGAAAGGCTTGCTATTGTGGGGGCTGAGTTTTACCGAAATGATGCATCTTGTATGGAGACTCCATTTCCAATGCTTGAAACTCTTATATTTGAGTCAATGCCTTGCTGGAAGGAATGGCGTTCGTTGGAGTTCAATGCATTTCCTCGACTTAGGAAGCTTATCATATGGGATTGTCCCATGTTGAGCGGAGATTTGCCAAATCAACTACCATCTTTGCAATCACTTGATATTGAGAATTGCAAGCTGCTCAGTTGTTGTGTTCCAAGAGCTGCCGCGATTACCTCTTTACGCATAGAAGGAAGCAAAAAAGTGAGAATTGGGGAGCTACCTCCTTTGCTGGATAATCTATCAATTAATGGAAAGCATCAAGTGGAGTCGGTGAAGGAGGCCATTGCGCACACCCAACTCACTTGCCTCACATCTTTATCCATCTCAGGTT ATTTGTGTGCTACAGGGGATCCACACAGTAGCTTGAGATATCTTATCATCAGCTACTGCGAGAAACAACTCAGCTGTGTAGCATCGCTGTTTCATGGGCTTACTCATCTTCATATTGAAGGTGAATGTGAGAGTGTGAAGTATCTCCCTAAGGAAGGTTGGTTGCCTGCCACCCTTGAGTCTCTCACATTGGATGGCATTAAAAGTGTGGAGATGTTGGAATGCAAGGGACTTGCCCACCTCACCTCCCTCCAACAATTATCTATTCATCATTGTTCCAATATGGAGAACATTGACGGAGAAAAGCTGCCTTCCTCTCTGTTGCGACTCAGCATCTATGGAAGCCCTTTGGGGAAACGGTGTGAGAAGAAGGACCCGCAGGTTTGGCCCAAAATTTCCCACATCCCCGCCATTCAAGTTGATGCCAGATGGATTTCGTAA
- the LOC107622231 gene encoding protein WVD2-like 4: protein MQMHSALTPLTEKKRNKTPLDLSSTGKNTASSKWRLLSTENKMRSPMISSPFSLRTEERAARRKKKLEEKFNANEAQKVQLHTKLKEKAETEIRKLRQSFCFKARPLPDFYKERKE from the exons ATGCAGATGCATTCTGCATTGACCCCATTAACAGAAAAGAAAAG GAACAAAACTCCTCTTGATTTATCAAGCACAGGCAAAAATACAGCCAGCTCTAAATGGCGCTTGCTCTCAACAGA AAATAAAATGAGATCCCCAATGATATCCTCACCTTTCAGCTTGAGGACAGAAGAAAGGGCTGCAAGACGAAAGAAG AAACTTGAAGAAAAGTTCAATGCCAATGAGGCACAAAAAGTGCAACTCCATACAAAACTCAAG GAAAAAGCAGAGACAGAGATCAGAAAACTTCGCCAAAGCTTTTGCTTCAAAGCAAGGCCACTACCTGATTTTTACAAGGAAAGGAAAGAATAA